AGACACCGTAGCCAGCATTTTCAGTGATAGCATTATTCTGAACATCCCAATCCGAGGAGAAGAGGATATAGAGTCCGTGATTTCCGTTGTGTGATATTTCGGTATCGGTAATTGCCACATCATAGGCATCCGATGAATCGATCCCATACTCCTCGTTTTCGGCGATAATGCAATCCTCAATGGTGCCGCCACCGAGGAAAATGCCGACGCCCGTTTGATTCCGTGAGACAGTCGTATCTGTTAGATTAAGGTAGCTAGCCGAGATCCCATCCCCGGTATTGTTATCGATAGTCGAGTCTGTAAGGCTCACCCCAGACCGAACCGAGCTGATTCCGTACCCGTTCTCAGTAATCGTAACGTCTTTGCCGATCAGTTCGGCGTTGTCGTAATAGGAGATTGCGCGATCACACTCCGTGATTGTCACGTTTTCGAGCGTCAAGGCACCAGCAATTTCGAAATAAATCGCTTGAGTAACGTTGCGAATTGTGAGATCTCGCACTGTAACAGGCTCGCTATGATATTCTTGAGCGAGGATCGCGGTTCCATATCCACGTCCTGCTATCTCATGGCCTTGTCCGTCGATAATAATTTCGCTCTCATCAGTAGCAGAGTCTGTATCTATCTCGATAAATGGATCAAAGTCATAGTTGTTCTCGGGCTCCTCGCTTACCTCATGTTCAAGATTGTCTTCAAGAACATAGATTCCTGACTCGGTGATCGTAGTTGGCTCTGTGATAACAGTCACATCCTCATCCGGTTCTTGGGCTGCAGCTGATCCAAATACTCCAGATCCAGTAATACCAGTCAATCCAACTAGTGACGTTTTCAATAATCGTCGTCGCGTAGTTCTATTATCGAAGTAGCGATTTTGCATGCACTATCGACTATAATTGCGAATTTAGGTAAACATATTGTTAAATATCTGTGGGATAAATGAATATATCAAATCTGAAAACCGGAAAGATAGTGGAGAGGCCATCAAATCCCACTACTCGATCGAACGCGGCTCATTGATTTAACGATGTAGATCAAAACCAGTTGCCTTCACAAATTTGTCACGACAGAGAACCGACCTCAATTT
This genomic interval from Halalkalicoccus subterraneus contains the following:
- a CDS encoding right-handed parallel beta-helix repeat-containing protein — its product is MQNRYFDNRTTRRRLLKTSLVGLTGITGSGVFGSAAAQEPDEDVTVITEPTTITESGIYVLEDNLEHEVSEEPENNYDFDPFIEIDTDSATDESEIIIDGQGHEIAGRGYGTAILAQEYHSEPVTVRDLTIRNVTQAIYFEIAGALTLENVTITECDRAISYYDNAELIGKDVTITENGYGISSVRSGVSLTDSTIDNNTGDGISASYLNLTDTTVSRNQTGVGIFLGGGTIEDCIIAENEEYGIDSSDAYDVAITDTEISHNGNHGLYILFSSDWDVQNNAITENAGYGVYIERSTNSQILGNTITGNTEGPIFVSEDSENITIEDNQTETKEPDHGAGEEDGQDDNEQEDDRDYDNDDTTEEKRKKNKGKHKDERTDKRKGKRKHRKFNNSTC